One genomic window of Ascaphus truei isolate aAscTru1 unplaced genomic scaffold, aAscTru1.hap1 HAP1_SCAFFOLD_3070, whole genome shotgun sequence includes the following:
- the LOC142483205 gene encoding acetyl-coenzyme A thioesterase-like, with product MLLSGGEGVNRPDTPQCTGGLRREGTALCTGYEQGEVQMCHTVYPWQANHRGELSAGQLLTWIDITACLAAERHAGVACVTASVDDIQIEETARVGQNICIKAKVNRAFNTSMEVGIQVSVEDTFTNVQKHVCTAFSTYVVKPAGAKK from the exons ATGCTGCTGTCCGGTGGTGAAGGAGTGAATCGGCCGGACACACCACAGTGTACTGGGGGTCTCAGGAGAGAGGGGACAGCCCTGTGCACGGGATATGAGCAGGGTGAGGTGCAGATGTGTCACACTGTGTATCCCTGGCAAGCAAACCACAGGGGGGAGCTGAGTGCTGGACAGCTCCTCACATGGATTGATATCACAGCCTGCCTGGCAG CTGAACGACATGCTGGAGTGGCCTGTGTTACAGCTTCTGTGGATGACATACAGATTGAAGAGACAGCCAG ggtaGGACAAAACATCTGTATAAAAGCAAAAGTAAACAGAGCATTTAATACAAGTATGGAG GTCGGCATTCAAGTTTCAGTGGAGGACACTTTTACTAATGTTCAGAAACATGTTTGCACGGCTTTCTCTACATATGTGGTTAAACCAGCTGGTGCTAAGAAG